From Aedes albopictus strain Foshan chromosome 1, AalbF5, whole genome shotgun sequence, one genomic window encodes:
- the LOC115266712 gene encoding V-type proton ATPase 116 kDa subunit a 1 isoform X2, translating to MGAMFRSEEMALCQMFIQPEAAYTSVSELGETGAVQFRDLNSEVNAFQRKFVSEVRRCDEMERKLRYVEAEVKKDNVKIPDIRDELPRAPNPREIIDLEAHLEKTESEILELSQNAVNLKSNYLELTELKHVLERTQGFFFEQEGAVNLDATRNNLIIDDHTNVQARGRLGFVAGVIQREKVPGFERMLWRISRGNVFLRQVELEKPLEDPATGNEIYKTVFAAFFQGEQLKTRIKKVCTGYHASLYPCPSAADEREEMVKGVRTRLEDLNMVLNQTQDHRSRVLSTVAKELPRWRIMVKKMKAIYHTLNLFNMDVTKKCLIGECWVPVLDLPIVQKALSDGSAAVGSTIPSFLNVIETSEQPPTFNRTNKFTRGFQNLIDSYGIASYREANPALYTIITFPFLFGIMFGDLGHGLIMALFGFWMVSGEKKLGAKRSSNEIWNIFFGGRYIIFLMGLFSMYTGFVYNDVFSKSMNIFGSSWSIGYNTTTIMSNKDLTLNPGSSDLDDNVYPIGLDPVWQLASNKIIFLNSYKMKLSIIFGVVHMIFGVCMSVVNHNFFKKRISIVLEFLPQIIFLVLLFAYMVFMMFMKWIQYTAKTDYQPNTPGCAPSVLIMFINMMLFKRTPPLHGCDEYMYSFQGSLQRTFVFIALICVPWMLLGKPLYIMFNKKKMAAAHHNGDINQQTETALETAESAKSSGHGGHEDEPISEVFIHQAIHTIEYVLSTVSHTASYLRLWALSLAHAQLSEVLWNMVLSMGLRQSSYKGAIMLYFVFGAWALFTLAILVMMEGLSAFLHTLRLHWVEFMSKFYEGLGYVFQPFSFQQILDADEDVE from the exons ATGGGGGCGATGTTCAGAAGTGAAGAAATGGCACTATGCCAGATGTTCATCCAACCGGAAGCTGCTTACACGTCCGTTTCCGAGTTGGGCGAAACGGGAGCTGTCCAATTCCGTGAT CTGAACTCTGAGGTAAACGCTTTTCAGCGCAAGTTCGTCAGTGAAGTTCGACGATGTGACGAAATGGAACGCAAGCTTCGCTACGTTGAGGCAGAGGTGAAAAAGGATAACGTGAAAATTCCGGACATTCGAGATGAGTTGCCACGTGCTCCAAATCCTCGCGAGATAATCGATCTGGAAGCACATCTGGAGAAAACGGAAAGCGAAATCCTGGAGTTATCGCAGAATGCGGTCAACTTGAAGTCTAACTATCTTGAATTGACGGAACTGAAGCACGTCCTGGAACGCACCCAGGGTTTTTTCTTTGAACAAGAAGGTGCCGTTAATCTGGATGCCACGAGAAACAATCTGATCATTGATGATCACACCAACGTTCAAGCCAGAGGTCGCCTGGGATTTGTTGCCGGAGTTATCCAGCGTGAGAAAGTCCCTGGATTTGAGCGCATGTTGTGGAGAATCTCGCGTGGCAATGTGTTTCTACGTCAGGTTGAGTTGGAAAAACCGCTGGAGGATCCTGCTACT ggcaaTGAAATTTACAAAACGGTATTTGCCGCATTTTTCCAAGGTGAGCAACTGAAGACGAGAATCAAGAAGGTGTGCACTGGTTACCATGCGTCCCTGTATCCCTGCCCGAGCGCTGCGGATGAACGCGAAGAAATGGTGAAAGGAGTTCGCACACGTTTGGAAGATCTGAATATGGTACTAAACCAAACGCAAGACCATCGATCGCGGGTATTATCCACCGTGGCCAAAGAGCTGCCACGTTGGAGGATCATGGTCAAGAAGATGAAAGCCATCTATCATACGCTGAATCTGTTCAACATGGATGTGACGAAGAAGTGTTTGATCGGAGAATGCTGGGTTCCGGTTCTGGATCTCCCGATTGTCCAGAAGGCATTGTCCGATGGATCCGCCGCAGTTGGCAGCACAATTCCATCATTCTTGAATGTGATTGAAACAAGCGAACAGCCGCCCACTTTCAACAGAACCAACAAATTTACGCGTGGCTTTCAGAATTTGATTGACTCCTACGGTATTGCATCGTACCGTGAAGCAAATCCGGCGTTGTACACGATTATTACTTTCCCATTCTTGTTCGGTATCATGTTTGGCGATCTGGGTCACGGATTGATAATGGCTTTGTTTGGATTCTGGATGGTTAGCGGCGAAAAAAAATTGGGCGCTAAGAGATCCAGCAACGAAATTTGGAACATTTTCTTTGGAGGGCGTTATATAATCTTCTTGATGGGATTGTTTTCAATGTATACGGGATTTGTGTATAACGACGTCTTCTCAAAATCTATGAATATATTTGGAAGTTCCTGGTCTATCGGCTACAACACCACAACTATAATGTCCAACAAGGATCTTACTTTGAATCCAGGTTCGTCAGATCTCGACGATAACGTTTATCCAATTGGGCTGGATCCAGTATGGCAACTTGCCAGCAATAAGATCATTTTCCTGAATTCCTACAAAATGAAACTGTCCATCATTTTCGGTGTTGTCCATATGATATTTGGTGTTTGTATGAGTGTTGTTAACCACAACTTCTTTAAGAAACGCATCAGCATTGTGTTGGAGTTTTTGCCTCAAATCATTTTCTTAGTTCTGTTGTTTGCGTACATGGTTTTCATGATGTTCATGAAATGGATTCAGTACACGGCCAAGACCGATTACCAACCGAATACACCCGGTTGTGCTCCCTCCGTACTTATTATGTTCATCAACATGATGCTGTTCAAACGAACTCCTCCTCTGCATGGCTGCGATGAGTACATGTATTCATTCCAAGGATCTTTGCAACGCACCTTCGTCTTCATCGCTCTAATATGCGTCCCTTGGATGCTTCTCGGCAAGCCACTGTACATCATGTTCAACAAGAAGAAAATGGCTGCAGCTCACCATAACGGTGACATCAATCAACAGACCGAAACAGCTTTGGAAACTGCGGAAAGCGCAAAATCTTCCGGACATGGAGGCCACGAGGACGAGCCGATCAGCGAAGTTTTCATTCATCAAGCAATTCACACTATTGAGTATGTTCTCAGCACGGTATCACATACCGCATCGTATCTCCGACTGTGGGCTCTATCGCTTGCCCATGCTC AACTCTCGGAAGTGCTGTGGAACATGGTGCTGTCTATGGGTTTACGCCAATCTTCCTACAAAGGTGCAATCATGCTGTATTTCGTGTTTGGAGCGTGGGCCTTATTCACTCTTGCCATCTTGGTCATGATGGAAGGTTTGTCTGCGTTCCTGCATACGCTTCGTCTCCATTG GGTCGAATTCATGAGCAAGTTCTACGAAGGCCTCGGATATGTCTTCCAACCGTTCTCCTTCCAGCAGATCCTCGATGCGGATGAAGATGTGGAATAA
- the LOC115266712 gene encoding V-type proton ATPase 116 kDa subunit a1 isoform X1 — protein MRLTGGETLSINPSKMGAMFRSEEMALCQMFIQPEAAYTSVSELGETGAVQFRDLNSEVNAFQRKFVSEVRRCDEMERKLRYVEAEVKKDNVKIPDIRDELPRAPNPREIIDLEAHLEKTESEILELSQNAVNLKSNYLELTELKHVLERTQGFFFEQEGAVNLDATRNNLIIDDHTNVQARGRLGFVAGVIQREKVPGFERMLWRISRGNVFLRQVELEKPLEDPATGNEIYKTVFAAFFQGEQLKTRIKKVCTGYHASLYPCPSAADEREEMVKGVRTRLEDLNMVLNQTQDHRSRVLSTVAKELPRWRIMVKKMKAIYHTLNLFNMDVTKKCLIGECWVPVLDLPIVQKALSDGSAAVGSTIPSFLNVIETSEQPPTFNRTNKFTRGFQNLIDSYGIASYREANPALYTIITFPFLFGIMFGDLGHGLIMALFGFWMVSGEKKLGAKRSSNEIWNIFFGGRYIIFLMGLFSMYTGFVYNDVFSKSMNIFGSSWSIGYNTTTIMSNKDLTLNPGSSDLDDNVYPIGLDPVWQLASNKIIFLNSYKMKLSIIFGVVHMIFGVCMSVVNHNFFKKRISIVLEFLPQIIFLVLLFAYMVFMMFMKWIQYTAKTDYQPNTPGCAPSVLIMFINMMLFKRTPPLHGCDEYMYSFQGSLQRTFVFIALICVPWMLLGKPLYIMFNKKKMAAAHHNGDINQQTETALETAESAKSSGHGGHEDEPISEVFIHQAIHTIEYVLSTVSHTASYLRLWALSLAHAQLSEVLWNMVLSMGLRQSSYKGAIMLYFVFGAWALFTLAILVMMEGLSAFLHTLRLHWVEFMSKFYEGLGYVFQPFSFQQILDADEDVE, from the exons TTACAGGTGGTGAAACCTTGTCCATTAATCCCAGCAAGATGGGGGCGATGTTCAGAAGTGAAGAAATGGCACTATGCCAGATGTTCATCCAACCGGAAGCTGCTTACACGTCCGTTTCCGAGTTGGGCGAAACGGGAGCTGTCCAATTCCGTGAT CTGAACTCTGAGGTAAACGCTTTTCAGCGCAAGTTCGTCAGTGAAGTTCGACGATGTGACGAAATGGAACGCAAGCTTCGCTACGTTGAGGCAGAGGTGAAAAAGGATAACGTGAAAATTCCGGACATTCGAGATGAGTTGCCACGTGCTCCAAATCCTCGCGAGATAATCGATCTGGAAGCACATCTGGAGAAAACGGAAAGCGAAATCCTGGAGTTATCGCAGAATGCGGTCAACTTGAAGTCTAACTATCTTGAATTGACGGAACTGAAGCACGTCCTGGAACGCACCCAGGGTTTTTTCTTTGAACAAGAAGGTGCCGTTAATCTGGATGCCACGAGAAACAATCTGATCATTGATGATCACACCAACGTTCAAGCCAGAGGTCGCCTGGGATTTGTTGCCGGAGTTATCCAGCGTGAGAAAGTCCCTGGATTTGAGCGCATGTTGTGGAGAATCTCGCGTGGCAATGTGTTTCTACGTCAGGTTGAGTTGGAAAAACCGCTGGAGGATCCTGCTACT ggcaaTGAAATTTACAAAACGGTATTTGCCGCATTTTTCCAAGGTGAGCAACTGAAGACGAGAATCAAGAAGGTGTGCACTGGTTACCATGCGTCCCTGTATCCCTGCCCGAGCGCTGCGGATGAACGCGAAGAAATGGTGAAAGGAGTTCGCACACGTTTGGAAGATCTGAATATGGTACTAAACCAAACGCAAGACCATCGATCGCGGGTATTATCCACCGTGGCCAAAGAGCTGCCACGTTGGAGGATCATGGTCAAGAAGATGAAAGCCATCTATCATACGCTGAATCTGTTCAACATGGATGTGACGAAGAAGTGTTTGATCGGAGAATGCTGGGTTCCGGTTCTGGATCTCCCGATTGTCCAGAAGGCATTGTCCGATGGATCCGCCGCAGTTGGCAGCACAATTCCATCATTCTTGAATGTGATTGAAACAAGCGAACAGCCGCCCACTTTCAACAGAACCAACAAATTTACGCGTGGCTTTCAGAATTTGATTGACTCCTACGGTATTGCATCGTACCGTGAAGCAAATCCGGCGTTGTACACGATTATTACTTTCCCATTCTTGTTCGGTATCATGTTTGGCGATCTGGGTCACGGATTGATAATGGCTTTGTTTGGATTCTGGATGGTTAGCGGCGAAAAAAAATTGGGCGCTAAGAGATCCAGCAACGAAATTTGGAACATTTTCTTTGGAGGGCGTTATATAATCTTCTTGATGGGATTGTTTTCAATGTATACGGGATTTGTGTATAACGACGTCTTCTCAAAATCTATGAATATATTTGGAAGTTCCTGGTCTATCGGCTACAACACCACAACTATAATGTCCAACAAGGATCTTACTTTGAATCCAGGTTCGTCAGATCTCGACGATAACGTTTATCCAATTGGGCTGGATCCAGTATGGCAACTTGCCAGCAATAAGATCATTTTCCTGAATTCCTACAAAATGAAACTGTCCATCATTTTCGGTGTTGTCCATATGATATTTGGTGTTTGTATGAGTGTTGTTAACCACAACTTCTTTAAGAAACGCATCAGCATTGTGTTGGAGTTTTTGCCTCAAATCATTTTCTTAGTTCTGTTGTTTGCGTACATGGTTTTCATGATGTTCATGAAATGGATTCAGTACACGGCCAAGACCGATTACCAACCGAATACACCCGGTTGTGCTCCCTCCGTACTTATTATGTTCATCAACATGATGCTGTTCAAACGAACTCCTCCTCTGCATGGCTGCGATGAGTACATGTATTCATTCCAAGGATCTTTGCAACGCACCTTCGTCTTCATCGCTCTAATATGCGTCCCTTGGATGCTTCTCGGCAAGCCACTGTACATCATGTTCAACAAGAAGAAAATGGCTGCAGCTCACCATAACGGTGACATCAATCAACAGACCGAAACAGCTTTGGAAACTGCGGAAAGCGCAAAATCTTCCGGACATGGAGGCCACGAGGACGAGCCGATCAGCGAAGTTTTCATTCATCAAGCAATTCACACTATTGAGTATGTTCTCAGCACGGTATCACATACCGCATCGTATCTCCGACTGTGGGCTCTATCGCTTGCCCATGCTC AACTCTCGGAAGTGCTGTGGAACATGGTGCTGTCTATGGGTTTACGCCAATCTTCCTACAAAGGTGCAATCATGCTGTATTTCGTGTTTGGAGCGTGGGCCTTATTCACTCTTGCCATCTTGGTCATGATGGAAGGTTTGTCTGCGTTCCTGCATACGCTTCGTCTCCATTG GGTCGAATTCATGAGCAAGTTCTACGAAGGCCTCGGATATGTCTTCCAACCGTTCTCCTTCCAGCAGATCCTCGATGCGGATGAAGATGTGGAATAA